The following DNA comes from Vigna radiata var. radiata cultivar VC1973A chromosome 4, Vradiata_ver6, whole genome shotgun sequence.
CAATGGTGCATTCATGGTTGCTCGAATTGCGAACCACTGTTTTTGGAGGACAGAAGCCACCTCCTATATTGAGGTTTTGAAGTTTTCCCTCTTAAGATTATTGTTATCCTTTAATTAGATTGGTGAGGATTGAAGTTGTAATCATAATCTTTTTGCAGCATATTAACTGGATGGGGCAAGCATAGCAAAGTAGTGGGCAACGGTGCTTTAAGAAAGGCTGTTGAGGCACTCCTGAATGGCATTGGTGCACCCTTTCAGATAGCTGAGTGTAATTTGGGGAGGTTTGTATCAGAAGGAACTGAAGTAGCTGCCTGGTTGAGACAACCCAGCACCCTGAATGTGCTACTTCTTCATGATTACATTGTTTATTCTCAACCAGTCGAGAGAAACCAAACATTTAACATACCATCTCTTGGAGCTTTGTAGTGATCAAGTTTTTAAATCAAGATTCAAATTATGAATTGCAAAGTTCATTTTGAAATCATGAATTGTAATTTGTATTGCACCGTGAGAGTAAGAGAAATGAAAAGTAACTTCAAATCTAAGTAAAACTTCTATTCTGGAAGAATGGAACCGAGACAAGGAAGTGCTTATAAAAGTACATGAGACAGATGAAGTAACGGAATAATTAAACATGGTAAATTTTATAACTGCTACTTGATTGAATTTCTTACATGAAAATTGGTGAAATAAAAACTGCCATTGTTGAATTGTGATCCATgttaataatatgaaattacaTAAATTCATTCAGGTACTGAGATAAATCATTTGATgttcttattaaataaattaatagctAGAAGAGAATATAAAGTATTCGAACATTTCACCTTAGGCTAGACCATGCAAAGTGTATGTTACATTAAGACCCCCAACTTATACAGCAAATGATATAGAGTTCAGGTCGATCATGAAAACTATCTAGCAGATAAATGGAAATTATAGAAGGCATTCATCAGCAAGATAATAAACACAGCAAATACTTGTCAATTTCTAAGGGTAACCTTAAACTACACGATACAAAGTTTCAGTTCGGGGCAGGGGTTGATCTctttaataaaaggaaaaatgtagAAGACTTGGGCATTTTCATCATTTACATACACATCAAACAAGAAGCATCTTTACAACCCTATGCATGAAAGGAAGAACGAAAGAAAAGAGTGAAGGTGGGAGCTATACAGTAGCCAGAGAGTTACAGTAGCATTTTGGTTTGCTACTCTCTTGCGAAagccaaacaaaaattattcattattggATCGGGTGCCTGATTCAGTTGACTGTGATTTCTACTCCTATTGCTCATCATTTCGAGACTGTTGTATTAGTTACGGTAACATTTTAATAGATTACAAGCTACTTCCTTTTCCTTATCATACGAAGCATAAGTACTTGTGTTTTGACATCAGGTTGAAGACCACTTTCTAGCATTTTTGTGTAGACCTTATTTGCCAAGTTAACATTACAGCGTAAGCACAGCCCTTGAATGGCAGCGTTATAGAGAGTGGCATTCGGCATGTTCTGCTGCATAAAGAACAGATAGAAGGTCAGATATATGTGAGGCCAGAAAATaaggttaattaattaatactctaattgaatttataattagttGTCTCAAAAAGGAAAATTTGGATCCTAAATATACATGTACACATACATAATACTCAGAATGATTTGCACATGTAGCTGTGAGGTGGCTCCTATTTTTCATAGGAAGACCAAGAAGTACTAAATTTAACCGTCTGTTGCCTTTCTCAAGGCTAAGTTTTGAAAGATTACTATCTTCTCAAAATGATTTTTGAGAATGCTTCCAACAGCACTTAGCTAGTACTAAATGATAGCCTTTTCCATAATTGATATAGTTTGCAGTTCAAAAAAGTAACAcagaaaaatcataaattagtATCATCTCAAGGATGTTTAAGAATGTTTGCAATAGCACTTGGTACGAAATGAACTCTTTCCGTAATTGACATCATTTACAATTCATAAATTGGCATTGGTTAACGGGCTATCTCTTTCAAAAATGTTTCCAACTGAGAAATATAACTCTATCCTCCATAATTCTTGTAACAAACTAATTCCAGACAAACATTgcttagaaattttaaaatgccTTTTACTCACATTTAGGATTTCTTCCAAGTTTTCCCAGAGATTTCCTCGAACACAGCATCTAACTACAGACAAATAAGTAAACAAGTTTGGACTGCACTTCTGGTGAACCATGTGCTTGTAAACCTGCAGTGCAATTGATGACTTCCTTGCAAGCTCACAGGTCCTGATGACAAGATTATATGACATTGTCAAATTAGACAGTCCAGAGGCTTCCATTTGCCACAAAATTTCTATAGCTCTCTCCCACAATCTAAGCTTTGAGCAAGACACTAAAACAGTATTGTATAAATGAATATTGAATTGGGATGTTTGATCTCTTTCAATCATCTCAAAAAGCTCAAGAGCTTTGTGATGCCTATTAGCCTTGTTTAGTGAACTTAGTAGGGCATTGAATGTATATGCATCTGGTTTAAGGTCCAATGACTTCATTGTGTTGTAGATCTGAAATGCTTGCTTGAGTTCCCCTGCTCTGCCAAGTGAGTTAATTAATGCATTGCATGCAACTAAGTTTGGCTTAAGTTCACCCTTCAACATTGTCTTAAAGACACTTAATGCAGCATCCCATTTTCCCTCCTTAGCACACACACCGATGATAGCATTTAATATATTGTTGTCTGGTTCAAACCCCTTTTGAACCATTtcacggtaagcataaaaagcAAGGTCACTTTGGTCACATCGTACAAAACTATTGATCAATAGGCGATACGTCACACAGGTTCCAGCACACCTATTTTCCTTCATACTCTTCCACAACTTCTCTATTTCATACCAATTGTCAACATTTCTGCAGATAGATATCATGGTGTTGTAAACAATTGCATCAAAATCCTTCTCCACATCACATTCACTTTCCAGTTCTCTGAAGAATCTAAGAGCTGAATCGCATCCATGAGCTTTTGCATGTGCCATAAGAATCAAGCTATAAGTATGTCCGGTAGTTATCCCTTTTGCTCTTGTAAAATTGAACACTTTCAAGCAATCATCATACCATCCATTTCTGAAAAGGCTAGAAACAAGAGAATTACAAGCATGGATATTAGGAGAAAGACCCGATAATTCCATAGACCTGAAATACTCCATTGCACTTCTAATCTTGTTAGTTCTGCTAAGCACCACAATCCTGTTAGACAACACATTCTCATCCATCTCCTCAAGAAAAATTGCCCCTTGCTCCATTATTAGTCCCGTCCCCTCTGAAGCTGATAAAGTAGTTTCCACATGTCTAGAATAAAGGTGTCCACCATCGTCTGCTTCTCCCCAGGGAGCCAATTCCTTCTTCGCCCCAATATATACATCTCCATTTGCTCTTCTTTCGGCATTGTTGCTAAAAACATTATCATCTTGTGCTCCTCCCCACGGAGGCAATTCCTTCTTGGCCACAAAATATGTATCCCCATTCGTTATTCTTTCAACGGCATCATCATTATTGTAGTCAaaatcatcatcaccatcatctgCTTCTGTCGAGGTAGGCAATTTCTTATTGGCCACAAAATAAGCACCACCATGTGCTCTTCTCTCAGCATTGTCATTACCATTGTTATTTCCGTAATCCTCTTCATCATCTTTGACTACTGCCCAGGGAACCAATTCCTTATTGGACACAAAATATGAATTAACACCTTCCATTCTTTTATCATTACCATTATTATCATCCAATTCGGGATGTAGTCCCTCCTTGGACACTATAGATGTACCAAACTCTTCTCTAACTGCAATAATATCATCATCAACACCATCATCAtaatcttcttcttgttcttccaGTTCCACTTCTCCCCAAGGACACAATTCATCCTTGGACACTATAGTTGTATTAAATTGTCCTCTTCCTTCAATATCAACATCACCATCTTCCAGCTCTACTTCTCCCCAAGGCGGCAATTCCTTCTTGGACAAAAAAGAGGTGGCATCAACTATTTCTCTCCTCTCAcaaacaatatcatcaacacgTTCTTCTTCTTGCTCCCACAAACCAGAGTCAACAACAGCATGAACCGAGTCCCTAGGCTTTGGAGGGGATTCATGAAACCCTGTCGACCCAATTGAGTATTTTTGTTGTGACAAGAAAACAATGCCAAGGTATCTATCACGCGTTTGCACATAAGCTTTGGAACGAATAGGAGCACTGAGAAAGGGAGAATAAGAAAGCTTGAGAAGACAAGTGTGAAACTGAAACGGGAAACTCAACAAAAGGGGCATATCCATATACTGCTATGGAGGAACCACCGAGAATAAAACAACAAAGCATGACCCACTGCATGAAACGCTAAGAATCTAAAGAAAAATGGAAACTTCCAgaaattgagaaagaagaaagcacCAGCAGCTATGTCTCTCGCAGAACCAAGAAGAAGCTTTGGATAGAGGCTTGGTTGAAGATGAATCCTTTTCATGCGAGCCGTTGATGTGTGAGAGATTAGATGAACGGCAAGAACTCAGGTAATTAGCCTTGATAATGTGATGTCGGATGCAGATAATagtgagattttttttattattattattactaaccaataaaattttaaaagatatgtTATTCCACACTTTTTCCcacaattgataaaatattaaaaattatcaaaaaatacgAAACtcgaattttatttaattattttctctcttaagtttgtaagtttaaataaattttagattaaatatatgttttagtcctcgtatttgtaggccaattgagagggtttaattgtctcaaatttacaaatattaggatgcaattgggacaagaAAAAACAGATAGGatttaattgcctcaaattacaaatattaggatgcaattaggataaaaaaaacatgagaaccTAATTTAGAATAAGGAACAAATACGAGgactaaaagatatatttaactattataaaaaaaaaaggtttagaaGGATGTTCTcgacattttcaaaattttattcataattaaatttcactCACAGTGGTTTCATTATAAGTAAcaatgaaacataaaaaagaaattgtaagtTTCTTGTTTATGTAAGAAAATGTTAGAAGTTTCTTCAACTTACGAAATTCATTTACATTTAAGCATATGAACGCTGTTTTTACTATTGAACCGAAATCTGTCACATAATGGACATTAATTAGTGATATTCAAAGCATAATTCTTCGCAGTTTAAATTCCAAATTTCAGCAAATATAGAACCAAAACAATTCATTCTTAATTTCTCCAAAACATGTCTCATGTTAGATGCATCACACCAAATGAATCAAAATCCAACTTTGATGAGGTTCGGTGGGTGATTCAAATACGTGATACTCTTAATGAAGTGCTTGAAGATGATGATCAATTTCCTGTGTCCATCTTCAATGTGCCTAAGACCCTTATGGCTACTGATCCTGATTCTTATATCCCTCAGCAAGTTTCCATAGGGCCTTATCATTGTTGGCGTCAAGAACTGTATGAGATGGagagatataaaatttcttcAGCAAAAAGATTCCAAGAACAGCTACAAAACCTCAAGTTAGAACACATAGTTCACCAGTTGATGAAGATAGAAGAGAGGATAAGAGCATGCTACCACAGGTACTTAAATTTTAATGGCGAAACATTGATGTGGATGatggctattgatgcctcctttTTGCTTGAGTTTCTTCAAGTGTATACCATTCAAGATGAAACAATGATGATTCCAGGAGTTTCATCAAGAATGTCTCATTTGATGGATTATGCTGGGAGGAGAATTGCTCATAATGAAATCTTGAAGGACATAGTAATGCTTGAAAACCAAATTCCACTGTTTGTGCTGAGAAAGATGTTGGAGTTCAAATTCTCATCAACAGAATTAGCAGATGAGATGTTGCTTTCCATGTTGATAGGATTGTTTAAACAACTTTCTCCTTTCAAGGTGATAGAGAAGGATTGTTCAGAGATCAATGTCTCCGAGTGTGCACATTTGCTAGATTTTTTGTATTCTATGGTTGTGCCTAAATTGGATGAACAATCAGATGTTATCCAGTTAGAGGATCATCAACACAAAGATAATGAAGACAACGAAGAATCATTCTTGAACTATGCCAAGAAATTTCTTTGTGAGGTTTGGAGCTTTCTTTCCAAATTGGCCTCAACTTTAGTAAACTTAATTAAGAAATTCCCAAACTGTAGAACCATGAAAGTTATCACTTGGTTGCCTTGGACTATAATTTCTAACCTTCCTGGAGTAGGACTTATAAAGCAACCTGTTGAATACTTATTTTTCTCCGAAGAAAAAGAAGCCAGAACTGCAGAAAATGGGAATTTAAGCTCAGATAATGACACCAACAAACCACCCTTGATGGAGGAAATTGCTATTCCTTCCGTCACGGAGCTCTCAAAGGCTGGGGTTTGTTTCATGGCCACCAATGGAGACATATCAACCATTGGATTTGATGCAGAAACAGTAACACTGTACCTTCCAACAATTGGTTTAGACGTAAACAGTGAAGTGATACTGAGAAACTTAGTTGCTTATGAAGCATCAACTGCATCAGGGTCACTGGTTTTCACC
Coding sequences within:
- the LOC106759572 gene encoding pentatricopeptide repeat-containing protein At3g29290 isoform X2, with the translated sequence MDMPLLLSFPFQFHTCLLKLSYSPFLSAPIRSKAYVQTRDRYLGIVFLSQQKYSIGSTGFHESPPKPRDSVHAVVDSGLWEQEEERVDDIVCERREIVDATSFLSKKELPPWGEVELEDGDVDIEGRGQFNTTIVSKDELCPWGEVELEEQEEDYDDGVDDDIIAVREEFGTSIVSKEGLHPELDDNNGNDKRMEGVNSYFVSNKELVPWAVVKDDEEDYGNNNGNDNAERRAHGGAYFVANKKLPTSTEADDGDDDFDYNNDDAVERITNGDTYFVAKKELPPWGGAQDDNVFSNNAERRANGDVYIGAKKELAPWGEADDGGHLYSRHVETTLSASEGTGLIMEQGAIFLEEMDENVLSNRIVVLSRTNKIRSAMEYFRSMELSGLSPNIHACNSLVSSLFRNGWYDDCLKVFNFTRAKGITTGHTYSLILMAHAKAHGCDSALRFFRELESECDVEKDFDAIVYNTMISICRNVDNWYEIEKLWKSMKENRCAGTCVTYRLLINSFVRCDQSDLAFYAYREMVQKGFEPDNNILNAIIGVCAKEGKWDAALSVFKTMLKGELKPNLVACNALINSLGRAGELKQAFQIYNTMKSLDLKPDAYTFNALLSSLNKANRHHKALELFEMIERDQTSQFNIHLYNTVLVSCSKLRLWERAIEILWQMEASGLSNLTMSYNLVIRTCELARKSSIALQVYKHMVHQKCSPNLFTYLSVVRCCVRGNLWENLEEILNNMPNATLYNAAIQGLCLRCNVNLANKVYTKMLESGLQPDVKTQVLMLRMIRKRK
- the LOC106759572 gene encoding pentatricopeptide repeat-containing protein At3g29290 isoform X1; its protein translation is MDMPLLLSFPFQFHTCLLKLSYSPFLSAPIRSKAYVQTRDRYLGIVFLSQQKYSIGSTGFHESPPKPRDSVHAVVDSGLWEQEEERVDDIVCERREIVDATSFLSKKELPPWGEVELEDGDVDIEGRGQFNTTIVSKDELCPWGEVELEEQEEDYDDGVDDDIIAVREEFGTSIVSKEGLHPELDDNNGNDKRMEGVNSYFVSNKELVPWAVVKDDEEDYGNNNGNDNAERRAHGGAYFVANKKLPTSTEADDGDDDFDYNNDDAVERITNGDTYFVAKKELPPWGGAQDDNVFSNNAERRANGDVYIGAKKELAPWGEADDGGHLYSRHVETTLSASEGTGLIMEQGAIFLEEMDENVLSNRIVVLSRTNKIRSAMEYFRSMELSGLSPNIHACNSLVSSLFRNGWYDDCLKVFNFTRAKGITTGHTYSLILMAHAKAHGCDSALRFFRELESECDVEKDFDAIVYNTMISICRNVDNWYEIEKLWKSMKENRCAGTCVTYRLLINSFVRCDQSDLAFYAYREMVQKGFEPDNNILNAIIGVCAKEGKWDAALSVFKTMLKGELKPNLVACNALINSLGRAGELKQAFQIYNTMKSLDLKPDAYTFNALLSSLNKANRHHKALELFEMIERDQTSQFNIHLYNTVLVSCSKLRLWERAIEILWQMEASGLSNLTMSYNLVIRTCELARKSSIALQVYKHMVHQKCSPNLFTYLSVVRCCVRGNLWENLEEILNQNMPNATLYNAAIQGLCLRCNVNLANKVYTKMLESGLQPDVKTQVLMLRMIRKRK
- the LOC106758489 gene encoding putative UPF0481 protein At3g02645 — its product is MCERLDERQELRCITPNESKSNFDEVRWVIQIRDTLNEVLEDDDQFPVSIFNVPKTLMATDPDSYIPQQVSIGPYHCWRQELYEMERYKISSAKRFQEQLQNLKLEHIVHQLMKIEERIRACYHRYLNFNGETLMWMMAIDASFLLEFLQVYTIQDETMMIPGVSSRMSHLMDYAGRRIAHNEILKDIVMLENQIPLFVLRKMLEFKFSSTELADEMLLSMLIGLFKQLSPFKVIEKDCSEINVSECAHLLDFLYSMVVPKLDEQSDVIQLEDHQHKDNEDNEESFLNYAKKFLCEVWSFLSKLASTLVNLIKKFPNCRTMKVITWLPWTIISNLPGVGLIKQPVEYLFFSEEKEARTAENGNLSSDNDTNKPPLMEEIAIPSVTELSKAGVCFMATNGDISTIGFDAETVTLYLPTIGLDVNSEVILRNLVAYEASTASGSLVFTRYTELMNGIIDYEEDAKILREKGVILNHLKSDEEVATLWNGMTKSIKLTRVPFLDKVIEDVNQHYNGKMCIKVLKFMKLYVFASWQFLIFLAAIFLLLLMSLQVFCSFYKCNRRNRVTETK